The proteins below come from a single Drosophila teissieri strain GT53w chromosome 3L, Prin_Dtei_1.1, whole genome shotgun sequence genomic window:
- the LOC122615790 gene encoding uncharacterized protein LOC122615790 isoform X1, whose amino-acid sequence MNSVISAFKGKKNSNATCTSPMGAANGTAPVETKQNAGGGLVGVGISIASVGSGVAKKKPVGQNSGYPHLRHIREIDANNKLLSSVVVVAEERPVSKPGSPSTVATMATMATMASGVDVVDHCLPTTVRLSVTDALSDMNMNGKAVDAVSPCTPIGDNANLEVAETWACPQPPPAPPATDDEDISEHSTAACTSTSSSSEHSNSTVVHSPTVADSTCDSVSVSASASHPSPSGSQHNTSSATCRMSSPHSQSSLSIACEPHSASTTTLSSLGSDLGNGNGSTVPAFLMAAPVTLPIGGQMPTIKCLPGASSAASTPKHSRYSKPRLSLSRVFNHSMPSVHGRPNLSLAPSAAPGSANPPKRISTHQRNLSLDFRSMGILLPPVSQVTNNHSNHTQHHRNRSLDSALQRIPEVEVSSPNAESENTFCSPSILGATMCSKIATTAASVTSALSPPGTPTPALMSTACTPTIGATKGNVQHPVPQHEQSISLAAACRSSAVVESCPTLRMRPKSSESVAASGPEMIGVIVGSTGNGSSSSNNSCSSAGSTKKREDLTSLGSDDSGIICGSESDQISLNRICHSHESLDSGEMDADADAEEECVDLMETTSIDEEYNIMQPDHLCIYPPHAASTELDCRTLRPSRKQKRQQQQVLERSNVPSQNEIDNEDTVDAGVDARTRYRVMNMSQAAINVELGTAPNEIDPDANHRESHQDHIADAHSLSTPSVTSTASATPSATPTPIATPTPTESTKNDQVLFKNFFGATKNAIFRTAQSIIENHEKKNAAKQKEQPDHSATVSVVSVPNGGSSVPQDVVKSPTDISKKKEFFSLLTSSSSKKAAAAAAANSAVSTPPVTPTETLAANSNAKLQLPFDPSADLKVKERTLNLRLPGDSEGSEGTLTKCSSINSIHKLKLPVPGVVKYFISEKAPVSDVLQKPEKGQSGLLRFFESPVFNIHFAVHYLFYSKEPGVLSFIGNKIFSFPDQEVDLYIPQLVVMYIQMDELAEVLDPYLTIRCRKSVDFSLKCLWLLEAYNYQVDSLGNSHSSSRKSKLALMKEIFSKREHKQAQNDLKSAGTGAVGEPRSVVALAKKTHHRSQSDATVLLADFRSPHTLSISHRMYQQPPYTTQTLPTTPAKLCLGDLTSGHAFDNGCTCFETVRGQVNGLLGQRTLCSCGAPKTSPQKEFMKALMNVGKNLTSWPSKAEKTSALRMSLNLINKNLPARVWLPLYSDIPHHVVRITEEKTAVLNSKDKTPYIIYVEVVEIPDIYTSPLIPKMMPSLRHTKSEEHLDGSCLNSHQHLSCSRTSSCSSSQQGTSCRRKKGPEADGGCGDAGPHNSCSNVHSLGGLQFQEDDVWSQEEDEITAQYLNMRKVSERDAISQISLDSCDSRDQGPPIVFNIGDVRLRHCSNLSCENTKSFSNDPEDPSAAALKEPWHEKEKLIRESSPYGHLSNWRLLSAIVKCGDDLRQELMATQLLQMFKIIWQEEQVDLWVRPYKIVCLSNDSGLIEPILNTVSLHQIKKNSNKSLKEYFIDEYGSPNGESFRRAQKNFVQSCAAYCLISYLLQVKDRHNGNILFHSDGHIIHIDFGFILSISPKNLGFEQSPFKLTPEFVEVMGGTSSEHWREFNKLLLVGMMSARKHMDRIINFVEIMRSNAHLPCFKNGCSGTVQNLRKRFHMNLTEQEMERKVEQLVQDSLKSLSTKLYDGYQYYTNGIL is encoded by the exons atgaaCTCCGTTATATCTGCATTTAAGGGTAAAAAGAATAGCAATGCGACCTGCACTTCTCCCATGGGAGCGGCGAATGGCACTGCTCCGGTGGAGACGAAGCAAAATGCTGGCGGAGGACTCGTTGGCGTGGGCATCAGTATAGCCAGCGTGGGCAGCGGCGTGGCCAAGAAGAAGCCTGTGGGCCAAAACAGTGGCTACCCGCACCTGCGCCACATCCGCGAAATCGATGCAAACAACAAGCTCCTTTCCTCCGTCGTCGTTGTGGCAGAGGAAAGGCCAGTCAGCAAGCCCGGTTCGCCCTCGACAGTGGCGACAATGGCCACAATGGCCACAATGGCCAGCGGAGTCGATGTCGTGGATCACTGCCTGCCCACGACGGTGCGATTGTCCGTGACAGACGCGCTGTCCGACATGAACATGAACGGAAAAGCCGTCGATGCCGTGAGCCCGTGCACTCCGATTGGCGACAATGCCAACCTGGAGGTGGCAGAAACATGGGCGTGTCCACAGCCACCGCCAGCGCCACCAGCGACGGATGACGAGGACATTTCCGAGCACTCGACTGCCGCCTGCACCAGCACCAGTAGCTCCAGCGaacacagcaacagcaccgTGGTGCACAGTCCCACTGTGGCGGACAGCACCTGTGACTCCGTTTCCGTCTCCGCCTCGGCAAGCCATCCAAGTCCCAGCGGGAGTCAGCACAACACATCGTCCGCCACCTGTAGGATGAGCAGCCCGCACAGCCAGTCGTCGCTCTCCATAGCCTGCGAGCCGCACTCGGCCTCCACCACCACGCTCTCCTCGCTGGGATCGGACCTGGGCAACGGAAACGGCAGTACCGTGCCCGCGTTTTTAATGGCCGCCCCCGTCACGCTGCCCATCGGAGGCCAGATGCCGACGATAAAGTGCCTCCCGGGAGCCAGCTCAGCGGCCAGCACGCCCAAGCACTCGCGCTACTCCAAGCCACGACTCAGCCTGAGCCGCGTGTTTAACCACTCCATGCCCTCCGTGCACGGCCGACCAAATCTCAGTTTGGCGCCATCTGCAGCTCCGGGAAGTGCGAATCCGCCGAAACGTATTTCCACGCACCAAAGAAACTTAAGCTTGGACTTTAG ATCCATGGGCATACTGCTTCCGCCCGTCTCGCAGGTGACCAACAATCACAGCAATCacacccagcaccaccgcaATCGCAGCCTCGACAGTGCCTTGCAACGCATTCCGGAG GTCGAAGTGTCATCACCTAATGCTGAAAGCGAAAACACGTTCTGCTCACCGTCCATTCTCGGTGCGACTATGTGCTCAAAAATTGCCACGACAGCGGCAAGTGTAACGTCAGCCCTCTCCCCACCAGGCACGCCCACGCCGGCTCTGATGTCGACGGCGTGCACGCCCACGATTGGAGCCACAAAGGGCAACGTGCAACATCCTGTGCCGCAGCATGAGCAATCGATTTCCTTGGCAGCCGCTTGCAGGTCCAGTGCCGTCG TGGAGTCCTGTCCAACGTTACGAATGCGGCCAAAATCCAGCGAGTCGGTTGCGGCCAGTGGCCCAGAGATGATCGGCGTCATTGTCGGCAGCACAGGCAACGGCAGTAGCAGCAGTAACAATAGCTGCAGTAGCGCTGGTAGCACCAAGAAGCGAGAGGATCTTACCAGTCTTGGATCGGATGATTCTG GCATCATCTGTGGCTCAGAGTCGGACCAAATATCTCTGAATCGCATATGCCACTCACATGAGTCGCTGGATTCGGGTGAGATGGACGCGGATGCCGATGCCGAAGAGGAGTGCGTTGATCTAATGGAAACAACATCCATCGACGAGGAGTACAACATTATGCAACCGGACCATCTCTGCATCTATCCCCCACATGCCGCTTCCACCGAATTGGACTGCCGCACCCTGCGTCCGTCCCGGAAGCAaaagcgacagcagcagcaggtccTGGAGCGGAGCAACGTACCGTCCCAAAACGAGATCGATAACGAAGACACAGTGGATGCTGGCGTCGATGCCCGAACTCGCTATCGCGTCATGAACATGTCGCAGGCAGCTATCAATGTTGAACTCGGAACAGCTCCCAATGAAATCGATCCGGATGCCAACCACAGAGAATCTCACCAAGACCACATCGCCGATGCACATTCCCTGTCCACGCCAAGTGTAACGTCAACGGCGTCAGCCACGCCATCGGCGACTCCAACACCGATTGCCACTCCGACACCAACGGAGAGCACCAAGAACGACCAAGTGCTGTTTAAGAACTTCTTTGGCGCCACCAAGAACGCCATATTCCGCACAGCCCAGAGCATTATTGAGAACCATGAGAAGAAAAACGCCGCTAAGCAGAAAGAGCAGCCCGATCACTCTGCGACGGTCAGCGTAGTAAGTGTGCCAAATGGAGGAAGCAGTGTGCCACAAGACGTGGTGAAGTCACCTACAGACATTTCCAAAAAGAAGGAATTCTTTAGTTTGCTCACGTCTAGTTCTAGCAAAAAggcagcggctgcagctgcagcaaacTCGGCTGTTAGCACGCCTCCTGTCACGCCTACGGAAACGCTAGCtgcaaattcaaatgcaaagcTTCAACTGCCTTTCGATCCATCTGCCGATTTAAAAGTAAAGGAACGTACTCTCAACTTGCGCCTACCTGGAGATAGTGAAGGCAGTGAAGGAACATTGACAAAGTGTTCATCAATCAACTCGATACACAAACTTAAGCTTCCTGTTCCTGGCGTCGTCAAGTATTTCATCAGTGAAAAAGCACCCGTGTCAGATGTGCTCCAGAAGCCAGAGAAAGGCCAAAGCGGTCTTTTGCGTTTCTTTGAGTCGCCAGTGTTCAACATACACTTTGCTGTGCATTACCTCTTTTACTCGAAGGAACCGGGAGTTCTCAGCTTTATCGGCAACAAGATCTTCAGTTTTCCCGACCAGGAGGTTGATCTGTACATACCACAATTGGTTGTTATGTACATTCAGATGGATGAGCTAGCTGAGGTGCTAGATCCATATCTTACCATTCGGTGTCGCAAGTCTGTTGACTTCTCGCTGAAGTGTCTCTGGCTCTTGGAGGCCTACAACTATCAAGTGGACTCGCTGGGGAACTCGCACAGCAGTTCTCGGAAATCTAAGCTGGCGCTCATGAAGGAGATATTCTCGAAAAGGGAGCATAAGCAGGCTCAGAACGACCTCAAGTCCGCCGGCACTGGAGCTGTTGGAGAGCCGAGGTCGGTGGTCGCCCTTGCCAAGAAGACACACCACCGTTCGCAATCTGATGCCACTGTGCTCCTAGCCGACTTCCGCTCGCCCCACACACTAAGTATATCGCACCGTATGTACCAGCAGCCACCCTATACCACACAAACACTTCCCACTACTCCCGCCAAACTGTGCCTCGGTGACTTAACTTCCGGACACGCCTTTGATAACGGGTGCACCTGCTTCGAGACGGTTCGAGGCCAAGTGAATGGTCTGCTTGGGCAGAGGACGCTGTGCAGCTGTGGAGCTCCAAAGACGTCACCGCAGAAGGAGTTTATGAAGGCTTTGATGAACGTTGGTAAAAATCTCACCTCATGGCCTTCCAAAGCGGAGAAGACTTCGGCGCTGCGGATGTCCCTCAACTTGATTAACAAAAACCTGCCCGCTAGAGTCTGGCTACCTCTGTACTCGGACATTCCACACCATGTCGTTCGTATTACTGAGGAGAAGACCGCAGTACTGAACTCGAAGGATAAAACCCCCTATATCATATACGTAGAAGTTGTTGAGATTCCTGACATATATACTTCTCCCCTGATTCCAAAAATGATGCCTTCACTGCGGCACACCAAGAGCGAAGAGCACCTCGATGGCTCCTGCCTGAACTCCCACCAACATCTGAGCTGCAGTCGCACTTCCAGCTGCAGTAGTAGTCAGCAGGGTACAAGCTGCCGCCGGAAAAAAGGACCAGAAGCTGATGGCGGATGCGGGGATGCTGGCCCACACAACAGCTGCAGCAATGTTCATTCGTTGGGTGGACTTCAGTTCCAGGAAGATGACGTGTGGTCGCAAGAGGAGGACGAAATAACAGCGCAGTACCTTAACATGCGGAAGGTGAGCGAGCGGGACGCCATTTCACAAATATCTCTAGATTCCTGCGATTCACGAGACCAAG GGCCACCAATCGTTTTCAATATTGGCGACGTGCGCTTGCGTCACTGCAGCAATTTGAGCTGCGAAAACACCAAGTCCTTCAGTAACGACCCGGAAGATCCTTCGGCGGCAGCTTTAAAG GAACCTTGGcacgaaaaggaaaagctcATCCGCGAGTCCTCGCCATACGGCCATCTATCAAACTGGCGGTTGCTTTCCGCCATCGTAAAGTGCGGCGATGATTTACGCCAAGAACTAATGGCTACCCAACTGTTACAG atgttcaaaattatttggCAAGAAGAGCAAGTGGATTTGTGGGTGCGCCCGTACAAAATAGTCTGCCTGTCGAATGATAGTGGTCTTATTGAGCCGATCCTTAACACTGTTTCCCTGCACCAAATTAAGAAGAACTCCAACAAATCATTGAAAGAGTATTTCATCGATGAATACGGCTCGCCAAACGGAGAAAGTTTTCGGCGCGCACAGAAAAATTTCGTCCAAAGCTGTGCGGCCTACTGTctaatttcatatttgctgCAAGTCAAGGACAG GCATAATGGCAACATTCTCTTCCATTCGGATGGGCATATTATACACATTGACTTTGGATTTATTTTAAGTATATCACCTAAAAACTTAG GATTCGAACAGTCGCCCTTTAAGCTA
- the LOC122615790 gene encoding phosphatidylinositol 4-kinase beta isoform X2, producing MGILLPPVSQVTNNHSNHTQHHRNRSLDSALQRIPEVEVSSPNAESENTFCSPSILGATMCSKIATTAASVTSALSPPGTPTPALMSTACTPTIGATKGNVQHPVPQHEQSISLAAACRSSAVVESCPTLRMRPKSSESVAASGPEMIGVIVGSTGNGSSSSNNSCSSAGSTKKREDLTSLGSDDSGIICGSESDQISLNRICHSHESLDSGEMDADADAEEECVDLMETTSIDEEYNIMQPDHLCIYPPHAASTELDCRTLRPSRKQKRQQQQVLERSNVPSQNEIDNEDTVDAGVDARTRYRVMNMSQAAINVELGTAPNEIDPDANHRESHQDHIADAHSLSTPSVTSTASATPSATPTPIATPTPTESTKNDQVLFKNFFGATKNAIFRTAQSIIENHEKKNAAKQKEQPDHSATVSVVSVPNGGSSVPQDVVKSPTDISKKKEFFSLLTSSSSKKAAAAAAANSAVSTPPVTPTETLAANSNAKLQLPFDPSADLKVKERTLNLRLPGDSEGSEGTLTKCSSINSIHKLKLPVPGVVKYFISEKAPVSDVLQKPEKGQSGLLRFFESPVFNIHFAVHYLFYSKEPGVLSFIGNKIFSFPDQEVDLYIPQLVVMYIQMDELAEVLDPYLTIRCRKSVDFSLKCLWLLEAYNYQVDSLGNSHSSSRKSKLALMKEIFSKREHKQAQNDLKSAGTGAVGEPRSVVALAKKTHHRSQSDATVLLADFRSPHTLSISHRMYQQPPYTTQTLPTTPAKLCLGDLTSGHAFDNGCTCFETVRGQVNGLLGQRTLCSCGAPKTSPQKEFMKALMNVGKNLTSWPSKAEKTSALRMSLNLINKNLPARVWLPLYSDIPHHVVRITEEKTAVLNSKDKTPYIIYVEVVEIPDIYTSPLIPKMMPSLRHTKSEEHLDGSCLNSHQHLSCSRTSSCSSSQQGTSCRRKKGPEADGGCGDAGPHNSCSNVHSLGGLQFQEDDVWSQEEDEITAQYLNMRKVSERDAISQISLDSCDSRDQGPPIVFNIGDVRLRHCSNLSCENTKSFSNDPEDPSAAALKEPWHEKEKLIRESSPYGHLSNWRLLSAIVKCGDDLRQELMATQLLQMFKIIWQEEQVDLWVRPYKIVCLSNDSGLIEPILNTVSLHQIKKNSNKSLKEYFIDEYGSPNGESFRRAQKNFVQSCAAYCLISYLLQVKDRHNGNILFHSDGHIIHIDFGFILSISPKNLGFEQSPFKLTPEFVEVMGGTSSEHWREFNKLLLVGMMSARKHMDRIINFVEIMRSNAHLPCFKNGCSGTVQNLRKRFHMNLTEQEMERKVEQLVQDSLKSLSTKLYDGYQYYTNGIL from the exons ATGGGCATACTGCTTCCGCCCGTCTCGCAGGTGACCAACAATCACAGCAATCacacccagcaccaccgcaATCGCAGCCTCGACAGTGCCTTGCAACGCATTCCGGAG GTCGAAGTGTCATCACCTAATGCTGAAAGCGAAAACACGTTCTGCTCACCGTCCATTCTCGGTGCGACTATGTGCTCAAAAATTGCCACGACAGCGGCAAGTGTAACGTCAGCCCTCTCCCCACCAGGCACGCCCACGCCGGCTCTGATGTCGACGGCGTGCACGCCCACGATTGGAGCCACAAAGGGCAACGTGCAACATCCTGTGCCGCAGCATGAGCAATCGATTTCCTTGGCAGCCGCTTGCAGGTCCAGTGCCGTCG TGGAGTCCTGTCCAACGTTACGAATGCGGCCAAAATCCAGCGAGTCGGTTGCGGCCAGTGGCCCAGAGATGATCGGCGTCATTGTCGGCAGCACAGGCAACGGCAGTAGCAGCAGTAACAATAGCTGCAGTAGCGCTGGTAGCACCAAGAAGCGAGAGGATCTTACCAGTCTTGGATCGGATGATTCTG GCATCATCTGTGGCTCAGAGTCGGACCAAATATCTCTGAATCGCATATGCCACTCACATGAGTCGCTGGATTCGGGTGAGATGGACGCGGATGCCGATGCCGAAGAGGAGTGCGTTGATCTAATGGAAACAACATCCATCGACGAGGAGTACAACATTATGCAACCGGACCATCTCTGCATCTATCCCCCACATGCCGCTTCCACCGAATTGGACTGCCGCACCCTGCGTCCGTCCCGGAAGCAaaagcgacagcagcagcaggtccTGGAGCGGAGCAACGTACCGTCCCAAAACGAGATCGATAACGAAGACACAGTGGATGCTGGCGTCGATGCCCGAACTCGCTATCGCGTCATGAACATGTCGCAGGCAGCTATCAATGTTGAACTCGGAACAGCTCCCAATGAAATCGATCCGGATGCCAACCACAGAGAATCTCACCAAGACCACATCGCCGATGCACATTCCCTGTCCACGCCAAGTGTAACGTCAACGGCGTCAGCCACGCCATCGGCGACTCCAACACCGATTGCCACTCCGACACCAACGGAGAGCACCAAGAACGACCAAGTGCTGTTTAAGAACTTCTTTGGCGCCACCAAGAACGCCATATTCCGCACAGCCCAGAGCATTATTGAGAACCATGAGAAGAAAAACGCCGCTAAGCAGAAAGAGCAGCCCGATCACTCTGCGACGGTCAGCGTAGTAAGTGTGCCAAATGGAGGAAGCAGTGTGCCACAAGACGTGGTGAAGTCACCTACAGACATTTCCAAAAAGAAGGAATTCTTTAGTTTGCTCACGTCTAGTTCTAGCAAAAAggcagcggctgcagctgcagcaaacTCGGCTGTTAGCACGCCTCCTGTCACGCCTACGGAAACGCTAGCtgcaaattcaaatgcaaagcTTCAACTGCCTTTCGATCCATCTGCCGATTTAAAAGTAAAGGAACGTACTCTCAACTTGCGCCTACCTGGAGATAGTGAAGGCAGTGAAGGAACATTGACAAAGTGTTCATCAATCAACTCGATACACAAACTTAAGCTTCCTGTTCCTGGCGTCGTCAAGTATTTCATCAGTGAAAAAGCACCCGTGTCAGATGTGCTCCAGAAGCCAGAGAAAGGCCAAAGCGGTCTTTTGCGTTTCTTTGAGTCGCCAGTGTTCAACATACACTTTGCTGTGCATTACCTCTTTTACTCGAAGGAACCGGGAGTTCTCAGCTTTATCGGCAACAAGATCTTCAGTTTTCCCGACCAGGAGGTTGATCTGTACATACCACAATTGGTTGTTATGTACATTCAGATGGATGAGCTAGCTGAGGTGCTAGATCCATATCTTACCATTCGGTGTCGCAAGTCTGTTGACTTCTCGCTGAAGTGTCTCTGGCTCTTGGAGGCCTACAACTATCAAGTGGACTCGCTGGGGAACTCGCACAGCAGTTCTCGGAAATCTAAGCTGGCGCTCATGAAGGAGATATTCTCGAAAAGGGAGCATAAGCAGGCTCAGAACGACCTCAAGTCCGCCGGCACTGGAGCTGTTGGAGAGCCGAGGTCGGTGGTCGCCCTTGCCAAGAAGACACACCACCGTTCGCAATCTGATGCCACTGTGCTCCTAGCCGACTTCCGCTCGCCCCACACACTAAGTATATCGCACCGTATGTACCAGCAGCCACCCTATACCACACAAACACTTCCCACTACTCCCGCCAAACTGTGCCTCGGTGACTTAACTTCCGGACACGCCTTTGATAACGGGTGCACCTGCTTCGAGACGGTTCGAGGCCAAGTGAATGGTCTGCTTGGGCAGAGGACGCTGTGCAGCTGTGGAGCTCCAAAGACGTCACCGCAGAAGGAGTTTATGAAGGCTTTGATGAACGTTGGTAAAAATCTCACCTCATGGCCTTCCAAAGCGGAGAAGACTTCGGCGCTGCGGATGTCCCTCAACTTGATTAACAAAAACCTGCCCGCTAGAGTCTGGCTACCTCTGTACTCGGACATTCCACACCATGTCGTTCGTATTACTGAGGAGAAGACCGCAGTACTGAACTCGAAGGATAAAACCCCCTATATCATATACGTAGAAGTTGTTGAGATTCCTGACATATATACTTCTCCCCTGATTCCAAAAATGATGCCTTCACTGCGGCACACCAAGAGCGAAGAGCACCTCGATGGCTCCTGCCTGAACTCCCACCAACATCTGAGCTGCAGTCGCACTTCCAGCTGCAGTAGTAGTCAGCAGGGTACAAGCTGCCGCCGGAAAAAAGGACCAGAAGCTGATGGCGGATGCGGGGATGCTGGCCCACACAACAGCTGCAGCAATGTTCATTCGTTGGGTGGACTTCAGTTCCAGGAAGATGACGTGTGGTCGCAAGAGGAGGACGAAATAACAGCGCAGTACCTTAACATGCGGAAGGTGAGCGAGCGGGACGCCATTTCACAAATATCTCTAGATTCCTGCGATTCACGAGACCAAG GGCCACCAATCGTTTTCAATATTGGCGACGTGCGCTTGCGTCACTGCAGCAATTTGAGCTGCGAAAACACCAAGTCCTTCAGTAACGACCCGGAAGATCCTTCGGCGGCAGCTTTAAAG GAACCTTGGcacgaaaaggaaaagctcATCCGCGAGTCCTCGCCATACGGCCATCTATCAAACTGGCGGTTGCTTTCCGCCATCGTAAAGTGCGGCGATGATTTACGCCAAGAACTAATGGCTACCCAACTGTTACAG atgttcaaaattatttggCAAGAAGAGCAAGTGGATTTGTGGGTGCGCCCGTACAAAATAGTCTGCCTGTCGAATGATAGTGGTCTTATTGAGCCGATCCTTAACACTGTTTCCCTGCACCAAATTAAGAAGAACTCCAACAAATCATTGAAAGAGTATTTCATCGATGAATACGGCTCGCCAAACGGAGAAAGTTTTCGGCGCGCACAGAAAAATTTCGTCCAAAGCTGTGCGGCCTACTGTctaatttcatatttgctgCAAGTCAAGGACAG GCATAATGGCAACATTCTCTTCCATTCGGATGGGCATATTATACACATTGACTTTGGATTTATTTTAAGTATATCACCTAAAAACTTAG GATTCGAACAGTCGCCCTTTAAGCTA
- the LOC122615791 gene encoding uncharacterized protein LOC122615791 isoform X1: MARSQSKVIRAALVVDDPDLVASLPYLNFLRFLKRNFFRRTDLRRLLQVGLVRWNALSDAKRRLFKPERILARVARRRRNKRRRRLLRRYRHGQKGRGAVRRPIYDKRPPPGRGRCKRKGRQS; this comes from the exons ATGGCGCGTTCCCAGTCGAAAGTGATCCGTGCCGCCTTGGTCGTGGACGACCCGGATCTGGTGGCCTCGCTGCCGTACCTCAACTTCCTTCGCTTCCTGAAGCGGAACTTCTTCCGCAGGACTGACCTGCGCCGCCTGCTCCAGGTGGGCCTCGTCCGTTGGAACGCACTCAGCGATGCCAAGAGGAGGTTATTCAAACCAGAA CGAATCTTGGCCCGTGTGGCTCGCAGGAGAAGGAATAAACGACGCCGCCGATTACTGCGCCGTTATCGGCATGGCCAGAAAGGTCGTGGTGCAGTGCGTCGCCCCATCTACGACAAGCGTCCTCCACCGGGACGCGGCAGGTGCAA AAGGAAAGGAAGGCAAAGCTGA
- the LOC122615791 gene encoding uncharacterized protein LOC122615791 isoform X2 — MARSQSKVIRAALVVDDPDLVASLPYLNFLRFLKRNFFRRTDLRRLLQVGLVRWNALSDAKRRLFKPERILARVARRRRNKRRRRLLRRYRHGQKGRGAVRRPIYDKRPPPGRGRRKGRQS; from the exons ATGGCGCGTTCCCAGTCGAAAGTGATCCGTGCCGCCTTGGTCGTGGACGACCCGGATCTGGTGGCCTCGCTGCCGTACCTCAACTTCCTTCGCTTCCTGAAGCGGAACTTCTTCCGCAGGACTGACCTGCGCCGCCTGCTCCAGGTGGGCCTCGTCCGTTGGAACGCACTCAGCGATGCCAAGAGGAGGTTATTCAAACCAGAA CGAATCTTGGCCCGTGTGGCTCGCAGGAGAAGGAATAAACGACGCCGCCGATTACTGCGCCGTTATCGGCATGGCCAGAAAGGTCGTGGTGCAGTGCGTCGCCCCATCTACGACAAGCGTCCTCCACCGGGACGCGGCAG AAGGAAAGGAAGGCAAAGCTGA
- the LOC122615791 gene encoding uncharacterized protein LOC122615791 isoform X3 yields the protein MARSQSKVIRAALVVDDPDLVASLPYLNFLRFLKRNFFRRTDLRRLLQVGLVRWNALSDAKRRLFKPERILARVARRRRNKRRRRLLRRYRHGQKGRGAVRRPIYDKRPPPGRGRKGRQS from the exons ATGGCGCGTTCCCAGTCGAAAGTGATCCGTGCCGCCTTGGTCGTGGACGACCCGGATCTGGTGGCCTCGCTGCCGTACCTCAACTTCCTTCGCTTCCTGAAGCGGAACTTCTTCCGCAGGACTGACCTGCGCCGCCTGCTCCAGGTGGGCCTCGTCCGTTGGAACGCACTCAGCGATGCCAAGAGGAGGTTATTCAAACCAGAA CGAATCTTGGCCCGTGTGGCTCGCAGGAGAAGGAATAAACGACGCCGCCGATTACTGCGCCGTTATCGGCATGGCCAGAAAGGTCGTGGTGCAGTGCGTCGCCCCATCTACGACAAGCGTCCTCCACCGGGACGCGGCAG GAAAGGAAGGCAAAGCTGA
- the LOC122615791 gene encoding uncharacterized protein LOC122615791 isoform X4 encodes MARSQSKVIRAALVVDDPDLVASLPYLNFLRFLKRNFFRRTDLRRLLQVGLVRWNALSDAKRRLFKPERILARVARRRRNKRRRRLLRRYRHGQKGRGAVRRPIYDKRPPPGRGRCK; translated from the exons ATGGCGCGTTCCCAGTCGAAAGTGATCCGTGCCGCCTTGGTCGTGGACGACCCGGATCTGGTGGCCTCGCTGCCGTACCTCAACTTCCTTCGCTTCCTGAAGCGGAACTTCTTCCGCAGGACTGACCTGCGCCGCCTGCTCCAGGTGGGCCTCGTCCGTTGGAACGCACTCAGCGATGCCAAGAGGAGGTTATTCAAACCAGAA CGAATCTTGGCCCGTGTGGCTCGCAGGAGAAGGAATAAACGACGCCGCCGATTACTGCGCCGTTATCGGCATGGCCAGAAAGGTCGTGGTGCAGTGCGTCGCCCCATCTACGACAAGCGTCCTCCACCGGGACGCGGCAGGTGCAAGTAG
- the LOC122615791 gene encoding uncharacterized protein LOC122615791 isoform X5 translates to MARSQSKVIRAALVVDDPDLVASLPYLNFLRFLKRNFFRRTDLRRLLQVGLVRWNALSDAKRSESWPVWLAGEGINDAADYCAVIGMARKVVVQCVAPSTTSVLHRDAAGASRE, encoded by the exons ATGGCGCGTTCCCAGTCGAAAGTGATCCGTGCCGCCTTGGTCGTGGACGACCCGGATCTGGTGGCCTCGCTGCCGTACCTCAACTTCCTTCGCTTCCTGAAGCGGAACTTCTTCCGCAGGACTGACCTGCGCCGCCTGCTCCAGGTGGGCCTCGTCCGTTGGAACGCACTCAGCGATGCCAAGAGGAG CGAATCTTGGCCCGTGTGGCTCGCAGGAGAAGGAATAAACGACGCCGCCGATTACTGCGCCGTTATCGGCATGGCCAGAAAGGTCGTGGTGCAGTGCGTCGCCCCATCTACGACAAGCGTCCTCCACCGGGACGCGGCAGGTGCAAGTAGAGAGTAG